Proteins from one Fusobacterium varium genomic window:
- a CDS encoding AbgT family transporter: MEQNLQAKKTSRLDKFLNFVEVAGNKLPHPVAMFFGFFVITIIFSFILSKMGVSVTYSEISKTTGEVVRKTTTVQNLLTSSGIRGIFTSAVKNFTGHAALGSIVVAMLGVGLADGTGLLSSLIKKLVLSTPKVLVSAIVVFAGVMSNIASDAGYVVLIPLGAVIFASFGRHPLAGIAAAFAGVSGGFSANLLIGTTDPLLGGISTSAAQIVLPGYSVDATANYFFMFASTFLITIIGAWLTDKVVEPRLGEYTGPKLEVDANSELTAQERKGLRVSLLSIIIFVIVILFMVLPENAIFKLTEKEIAEFVKANHRQPGTMELLKPFFGQSIVFVLMLAFFIPGLCYGVTAGTVKSHKDVIKALVKAMSSCGQVFVIIFISAQFVYVFTKSNIGIVIAVNLANILKDMGVTGVAAAVGLIFLTAFVNLFIGGASSKWLMLSPVFIPMFVELGLTPEYTQLAYRIGDSTTNIISPLMSYFPIIVGFAAKYSKNEEDMGMGTIIAMMLPYSMAFLFAWTGLFLIWTFLGLPIGPGVKMFM, encoded by the coding sequence ATGGAGCAAAATTTACAAGCTAAAAAAACAAGTAGATTAGATAAGTTTCTTAACTTTGTTGAAGTTGCAGGAAACAAGTTACCACATCCAGTAGCGATGTTCTTTGGATTCTTTGTGATAACAATTATCTTTTCTTTTATCCTATCTAAAATGGGAGTATCAGTAACTTATTCTGAAATTTCAAAAACTACAGGGGAAGTAGTTAGAAAAACAACTACTGTTCAAAACTTATTAACTTCTTCTGGTATTAGAGGAATATTTACATCAGCAGTTAAAAACTTTACTGGACATGCTGCTTTAGGATCAATAGTTGTAGCAATGCTTGGAGTTGGACTTGCAGATGGAACTGGACTATTAAGTTCATTAATTAAAAAATTAGTGTTATCTACACCAAAGGTTTTAGTGTCAGCAATAGTTGTATTTGCAGGGGTTATGTCAAATATAGCTTCAGATGCTGGGTATGTTGTACTTATCCCATTGGGAGCAGTAATATTTGCATCTTTTGGTAGACATCCATTAGCAGGGATAGCAGCAGCATTTGCAGGAGTATCTGGAGGATTCTCAGCTAACTTATTAATAGGAACAACTGACCCTCTACTTGGAGGAATTAGTACTTCAGCAGCTCAAATTGTATTACCAGGATATTCAGTAGATGCAACAGCAAACTATTTCTTTATGTTTGCATCAACATTCTTAATTACAATAATAGGTGCATGGCTTACTGATAAAGTAGTTGAGCCAAGATTGGGAGAGTATACAGGACCAAAATTAGAAGTAGATGCTAACTCAGAATTGACAGCTCAAGAGAGAAAAGGATTAAGAGTATCTCTTTTATCTATAATAATATTTGTAATAGTAATCCTATTTATGGTGTTACCTGAAAATGCTATTTTCAAATTAACAGAAAAAGAGATTGCAGAGTTTGTTAAAGCTAACCACAGACAACCAGGAACAATGGAACTTTTAAAACCTTTCTTTGGACAATCAATAGTATTTGTTTTAATGTTAGCATTTTTTATACCTGGATTATGTTATGGAGTTACAGCAGGAACTGTTAAATCTCATAAAGATGTAATAAAAGCTTTAGTAAAAGCAATGTCTTCTTGTGGGCAAGTATTTGTTATTATCTTTATATCTGCTCAATTCGTATATGTGTTTACAAAATCAAATATTGGAATTGTAATAGCTGTAAACTTAGCAAATATCTTAAAAGATATGGGAGTTACAGGGGTTGCAGCAGCAGTTGGATTGATTTTCCTAACAGCTTTTGTAAACCTATTTATTGGAGGAGCTTCATCAAAATGGTTAATGCTTTCGCCAGTATTTATACCGATGTTTGTTGAATTAGGACTTACACCAGAATATACACAATTAGCATATAGAATTGGAGATTCAACAACAAATATTATTTCTCCATTGATGTCTTACTTCCCAATTATAGTAGGATTTGCTGCTAAATACTCTAAAAATGAAGAGGATATGGGAATGGGAACTATTATTGCAATGATGTTACCATACTCAATGGCATTCCTATTTGCTTGGACAGGATTATTCTTAATTTGGACATTCTTAGGACTTCCTATTGGACCAGGAGTAAAAATGTTTATGTAA
- a CDS encoding putative manganese-dependent inorganic diphosphatase, whose amino-acid sequence MEPILIFGHRHPDTDSICSSIALAELKKEMGVTAIPYRLGDINKETEFVLKHFGVKTPKFLKTVSAQISDLTSVEKTVLSYDESLRSALDTMTVENFSSLPVVDEKKQLKGMIHISDIANTYLNLEHSDLFGKYKTTFENLKDVLDGVIVSGTYPSGIITGNLKAISELEDVTPGDIVVTTSMVDGIDRSIKAGAKVIIVACEEDDFISPRVTSDCAIMRVHTSLFKTISLISQSLSLSSILTNAKFYSFKKDDFLHDIKDIMKEATQTNFPVTEKDGTVYGTIRTKNLINFTRKQVILVDHNERAHSVDGLQDAKILQVIDHHKFGNFITDEPVKINAEIVGCTCTIVYELFKDARVVPSKKAAGLMMSAILSDTLLFKSPTCTQKDIDTVKELSQICEIHDYEEYGMNMLIAGTSLANRTPFEILTTDMKEFSMNGIHMAIAQINTVDVAGVLSKQVDLEKTMKEINKNANYSMFILVITDIIKSGSFAIVVGDFPELVERAFSVKLENNTAWLEGVVSRKKQVVPFLMAASQSLE is encoded by the coding sequence ATGGAACCTATTTTAATTTTTGGGCATAGACACCCAGACACAGATTCAATTTGTTCTTCTATTGCTCTTGCTGAATTAAAAAAAGAGATGGGGGTTACTGCTATTCCCTATCGTCTTGGAGATATAAATAAAGAGACTGAATTTGTTTTAAAACACTTTGGAGTAAAAACTCCTAAATTTTTAAAAACTGTAAGTGCACAAATATCAGATTTAACAAGTGTGGAGAAAACTGTTTTATCCTATGATGAATCTTTAAGATCTGCTTTGGATACTATGACTGTTGAAAATTTTTCCAGCCTTCCTGTTGTTGATGAAAAGAAACAATTAAAAGGTATGATTCATATTTCAGATATAGCTAATACATACTTAAATCTTGAACATTCAGACCTTTTTGGAAAATATAAAACAACTTTTGAAAACTTAAAAGATGTACTTGATGGAGTTATTGTAAGTGGAACTTACCCAAGTGGAATTATCACTGGAAATCTTAAAGCTATCTCTGAGCTTGAAGATGTTACTCCAGGGGACATTGTTGTTACTACATCAATGGTTGATGGTATTGACCGTTCCATTAAAGCTGGAGCAAAAGTTATTATAGTTGCTTGTGAAGAAGATGATTTTATAAGTCCAAGAGTAACTTCGGATTGTGCTATTATGAGAGTTCATACAAGCTTATTTAAAACTATTAGTTTGATTAGTCAATCTCTATCTCTATCTTCTATATTAACTAATGCTAAATTCTATTCTTTTAAGAAAGATGATTTTTTACATGATATAAAAGATATTATGAAAGAGGCTACACAAACAAACTTCCCAGTTACAGAAAAAGATGGAACTGTTTATGGAACTATTAGAACTAAGAACTTAATCAACTTTACTAGAAAACAAGTTATTTTAGTAGATCACAATGAGAGAGCTCACTCTGTTGATGGATTACAAGATGCTAAAATTCTTCAAGTTATAGATCACCATAAATTTGGTAACTTTATAACTGATGAACCTGTTAAAATAAATGCTGAAATAGTAGGATGTACATGTACTATTGTATATGAACTTTTCAAAGATGCTAGAGTTGTTCCTAGTAAAAAAGCTGCTGGACTTATGATGAGTGCTATCCTTTCAGATACACTATTATTTAAATCTCCTACTTGTACTCAAAAGGATATTGATACAGTTAAAGAGCTTTCACAAATTTGTGAGATTCATGACTATGAAGAGTATGGAATGAATATGCTTATAGCTGGAACATCTTTAGCTAATAGAACTCCATTTGAAATTTTAACTACTGATATGAAAGAGTTTTCAATGAATGGTATTCATATGGCTATTGCTCAAATAAATACAGTTGACGTAGCTGGAGTTTTAAGCAAACAAGTTGATCTTGAAAAGACTATGAAAGAGATAAATAAAAATGCTAATTACTCTATGTTTATCTTAGTAATTACAGATATTATTAAGTCTGGATCTTTTGCTATTGTTGTTGGAGATTTCCCAGAACTTGTAGAGAGAGCTTTCAGTGTAAAACTTGAAAATAATACTGCTTGGTTAGAAGGAGTAGTTTCTAGAAAGAAACAGGTAGTTCCTTTCTTAATGGCTGCTAGTCAAAGTTTAGAATAA
- the ligA gene encoding NAD-dependent DNA ligase LigA, with protein MEKMTLNFGENLDNIKKKIEKMREDILKYNQYYYTNNESLISDVEYDNLIKELKELEEQYPQFKNVESPTEKVGATNLRESKFQKVTHKKPMLSLSNTYNEGEIGDFIERVRKLIPEDKELKYALELKLDGLSISVQYEKGKLVRGVTRGDGAIGEDVTENIMEIATIPHELPEPLDLEVRGEIVLPLSNFLKLNERRMEAGEEVFANPRNAASGTLRQIDSSIIKERGLDSYFYFLVDAEKYGVKTHSESIKFLEKLGFKTTGVCEVLESASKLKKRIDYWEKEKENLDYETDGMVIKVDELELWNILGNTTKSPRWAIAYKFPAKQVTTTMLGVTWQVGRTGKVTPVAELEEVLLSGSKVKRASLHNFHEIERKDIRIGDKVFIEKAAEIIPQVVKSIKEFRDGSEIQIVEPTECPVCQSPVAREEGQVDIKCTNPNCPGKIKGRIEYFVSRDAMNISGFGSKMVEKMLELGFIKNAGDIYNLKSHEEELVKIEKMGKRSVEKLLESIEESKKRDYSKVLYALGIPFIGKYSGKLLANASGNIDKLMNMSIEELIEIDGVGDKGAKAVYDFFRDSENLQLIEVLRGYGLQFVQEVKEEQSSEERIFEGKTFLFTGTLKNFKREEIKEEIEKLGGKNLSAVSKNLDYLIIGEKAGSKLKKAQELGTVKILTEDEFLEICGKK; from the coding sequence ATGGAAAAAATGACACTGAATTTTGGTGAAAACCTAGATAACATAAAGAAAAAAATTGAGAAGATGAGAGAGGATATTTTAAAGTATAACCAATATTACTATACTAATAATGAAAGTCTTATCTCAGATGTTGAATATGACAATCTGATAAAGGAGCTAAAAGAGTTAGAGGAGCAATATCCACAATTTAAAAATGTAGAGTCTCCAACTGAAAAGGTAGGAGCTACAAATTTAAGAGAGAGTAAGTTTCAAAAGGTAACTCATAAAAAACCTATGTTGAGCCTTTCAAATACATATAATGAGGGAGAGATAGGAGATTTTATTGAAAGAGTAAGAAAACTTATTCCAGAGGATAAAGAATTGAAATATGCTTTAGAACTGAAATTAGATGGACTTTCTATAAGTGTGCAATATGAGAAGGGTAAACTTGTAAGGGGAGTAACTAGAGGAGATGGAGCAATAGGGGAAGATGTAACAGAGAATATTATGGAGATTGCAACTATTCCACATGAATTACCAGAGCCATTGGATTTAGAGGTAAGAGGAGAGATTGTTCTACCTTTAAGTAACTTCTTAAAGCTTAATGAGAGAAGAATGGAGGCTGGAGAAGAGGTGTTTGCTAACCCTAGAAATGCTGCAAGTGGAACTTTAAGACAGATAGATTCAAGTATAATAAAAGAGAGAGGATTAGATAGTTATTTCTACTTCTTAGTTGATGCAGAAAAATATGGGGTTAAAACTCATAGTGAAAGTATAAAATTTTTAGAAAAATTAGGATTTAAAACAACTGGGGTATGTGAGGTTTTAGAATCAGCTAGTAAGTTGAAAAAGAGAATAGATTATTGGGAAAAAGAAAAAGAGAATCTTGACTATGAAACTGATGGAATGGTTATAAAGGTTGATGAATTAGAGCTTTGGAATATTTTAGGAAATACTACTAAAAGTCCGAGATGGGCAATAGCATATAAATTTCCAGCTAAGCAAGTGACAACAACAATGTTAGGGGTAACTTGGCAAGTTGGAAGAACAGGAAAGGTTACTCCAGTTGCAGAGCTAGAAGAGGTACTTCTATCAGGTAGTAAGGTAAAGAGAGCAAGTTTACACAACTTCCATGAGATAGAGAGAAAGGATATTAGAATAGGAGATAAGGTATTTATTGAGAAAGCAGCAGAGATAATACCTCAAGTTGTAAAATCTATAAAAGAGTTTAGAGATGGAAGTGAAATTCAAATAGTTGAACCAACAGAGTGTCCAGTTTGTCAAAGTCCAGTGGCTAGAGAGGAAGGTCAAGTAGATATAAAGTGTACTAACCCAAATTGCCCTGGAAAGATAAAGGGAAGAATAGAGTATTTTGTTTCAAGAGATGCTATGAATATAAGTGGTTTTGGTAGCAAGATGGTTGAGAAGATGTTGGAGCTTGGCTTTATAAAAAATGCAGGTGATATATATAATCTTAAATCTCATGAAGAAGAGTTGGTTAAGATTGAAAAAATGGGAAAAAGAAGTGTAGAAAAACTTTTAGAATCAATAGAAGAGAGTAAAAAAAGAGATTATTCAAAGGTGTTGTATGCTTTAGGAATACCATTTATAGGGAAATATTCAGGAAAACTTTTAGCTAATGCAAGTGGAAATATAGATAAGCTTATGAATATGAGTATAGAGGAGCTTATAGAGATAGATGGTGTTGGAGATAAGGGAGCAAAGGCTGTTTATGATTTCTTTAGAGATAGTGAAAATCTACAATTAATAGAGGTATTAAGAGGATATGGATTACAATTTGTTCAAGAGGTTAAAGAGGAGCAAAGCAGTGAAGAGAGAATTTTTGAAGGAAAAACTTTCTTATTTACAGGAACATTAAAAAATTTTAAAAGGGAAGAGATAAAAGAGGAGATTGAAAAACTTGGAGGGAAAAATCTTTCAGCAGTGAGCAAAAACCTTGATTATCTAATTATAGGGGAGAAAGCAGGAAGTAAATTAAAAAAAGCTCAAGAATTAGGAACAGTTAAAATTTTAACAGAAGATGAATTTTTAGAAATCTGTGGAAAAAAGTAA